A single genomic interval of candidate division WOR-3 bacterium harbors:
- a CDS encoding helix-turn-helix transcriptional regulator gives MIDSLTDFVLTTAGFELFILVTVLFFYNTKNKQNRDLLASFFLVKALLMTRWFVFRFKILSYDYHLYLLIVTSSLYFLLAPTLYLYVKSMCFKKYVLKAKDWLNFAPFAIVALYLSFAYLFYVSGVSSKNQLIYKTFDVYLWNVFWTGNFIQIAIYVVLIFKIVRNYQSGILDKYSSLEKISLSWMYSLLLLISLHWIFIVSRSLFSIFNIVSNDLLKIVDLFSISIYLFYVTVLFFKSLLRFKDFEGIDQAKNGNRLDQEEMDILELEVKRFIKEKKPFLKPALTIEDFSQMLSVQPWKLSTVINVRFKTNFYGLINKHRIEEAKKMLKDPQMEYKTVLQILYEVGFNSKSTFNDVFKKLTGMTPVQFKKSV, from the coding sequence ATGATCGACTCTTTGACCGATTTTGTCCTCACGACTGCAGGATTTGAACTATTCATACTTGTTACGGTTCTTTTTTTTTATAATACAAAAAATAAACAGAACAGAGATCTTCTTGCTTCCTTTTTTCTTGTAAAAGCTCTATTAATGACCAGGTGGTTTGTTTTCAGGTTTAAAATTCTGTCCTATGATTATCATCTTTATTTACTTATCGTGACCAGCTCCTTATATTTTCTCCTGGCTCCGACTCTGTATCTGTATGTTAAATCAATGTGCTTCAAGAAATACGTACTGAAAGCTAAGGATTGGCTCAATTTCGCTCCTTTTGCTATAGTTGCCCTGTACCTGAGTTTCGCTTATTTATTTTACGTTTCGGGCGTTTCTTCCAAAAATCAACTGATTTATAAAACTTTCGACGTGTATCTTTGGAACGTATTTTGGACTGGTAATTTCATTCAGATAGCAATTTATGTTGTTCTCATTTTTAAGATCGTCAGAAATTACCAATCCGGAATTCTGGACAAGTATTCGTCCCTGGAGAAAATCAGCCTGTCGTGGATGTATTCCCTCTTGCTTCTAATCAGTCTCCACTGGATTTTCATCGTGTCAAGATCGCTGTTTTCGATTTTCAATATAGTATCCAACGATCTGCTGAAAATTGTCGATCTTTTTTCGATATCCATATATCTGTTTTACGTTACGGTTCTTTTTTTTAAAAGTCTTTTGAGGTTCAAAGACTTCGAAGGAATAGATCAGGCAAAAAATGGAAATAGACTAGATCAAGAAGAAATGGATATTCTTGAACTGGAGGTAAAGAGATTTATAAAAGAAAAAAAACCATTTTTAAAACCCGCTCTTACCATTGAAGACTTTTCACAGATGCTTTCTGTCCAGCCCTGGAAACTGTCAACAGTCATCAACGTCCGTTTCAAAACCAATTTTTACGGTTTGATAAACAAACATAGAATTGAAGAGGCAAAAAAAATGCTCAAAGATCCTCAGATGGAATATAAAACCGTTCTTCAGATACTCTACGAGGTAGGATTCAACTCAAAATCCACTTTTAATGACGTTTTCAAGAAGCTTACAGGGATGACGCCTGTTCAGTTTAAAAAAAGCGTCTAA